From the Nyctibius grandis isolate bNycGra1 chromosome W, bNycGra1.pri, whole genome shotgun sequence genome, the window GCTGCGTTCATGCAGTTTCGGCCGCTTATCAGCCCAGTCTCCAGACAAACCGGTTTGCTGGTTTTTGGTGCTGGGTTCTCGCTGATAGCCTCACACAATAGGATTAACTTCGGTTAGGCCTACTTGTTGGGCATCTGCCTGGACCAAAGTTCAGTTAGTTCGAACGGGAGGAGTGCGTCCGGCACACCAGGTTTCCCCTAGCGATGACCCCAGAGCTCCGAGGGCGGTAGTCAAGGGCGTGGGGGCCCAGGTGGCGTTCTCCTCAGTCCTGCCGGAGAGGGGaaagggtgggaggaggagggcactGATAATGCGGGTCAACGATTGGCTGCGGAGCTGGGGCTGGCGACAGGGTTTTGGGTTCTGTGACCGTGGGACCCTGTTTGTGGATCAGCGTCTGCTTGGGAGAGAGGGGATCCACCTCACTAAGCGGGGCAAAGGTATTTTTGCCAGTAGGGTAGCCGACCTCATTaggagggctttaaactaaGAATGAGGGGGGCGGGAGAGAGTAACCAGCAGCCCTGTGAGGGAGTGACGGACAGGGTCGCTGAGCAAAGGGCAGGGGGGTGATGTGACAGGAAGGGATCGCAAGATCAACAGAACGGGGCTTAAGCCGGGTCACCTCCAGCATTTGCATGTAAGCAAGGAAGTGCCTACAAGGCACCGTTATGGAGAAATCCCCAAAACCCTTTCTAGGGAGTCAACATGCTGGGGTGCCTCTCTGAAGTGCCTGTACACTAACGCACGCAGTATGGGGAATAAGCATGAGGAGTCAGCGATGCGTGTGCAGTTGCAGGGCTACGATCCTGTTGGGATCACGGAGACGCGGTGGGCATCGATTTAGAATGATTTACACGGGGACTGGAGATGCAAAAAGGTAAGGGAGACCCTCCCGTTGAGTCAcgaggttcagaaaggaccccCCTTGCTTTCTGAACTCCTCCTCAGAGAGGAGCCTAGGTGCGGCTGGATCCACTCCTAGTCCCAGACTCGGTCAACGGGTTATAGCTAAAGGATTATATGTGCTTCTAGCTAAAGGACTATATGTGCACCCCCGATTCTTTATGGcacttagctaagatttcaaagGTTCATCGTGCTTATTCCCAATTCACTCACCTTCCGTCTGGGCGTCCGGTGTTAGTTTGCGCCGCAGTTCGGACCCTAGGTTTCCCGAAGCAGACTCTCAGGCATgggattttataaaaataaataatttaatagagtgGTACAGCAGCAGGGTCGGCTTGAGCTGGGTGCCTCCGGagagggatttctttgttcggGTCGGGCCCCTCTCCGGAGCAAGggggtcctttctgaacctcgTGACTCAACGGGAGGGTCTCCCTTACCTTTCTGCATCTCCAGTCCCCGTGTAACTCATTCTAAAAAATGGCTTCTAACCCGATTTTCCCTCTGTATGTCTCCTCCGTGTAGTAAGTAATAGAGCGACCCTTGCCATCGAGCTCTGGCAAGTCGCACTTTTATCTAAACCCTCCTCCGCGAcaggcccaagaaagctggttaatactGGAGggtcacctcctccaagctcaagagcGGTCCATCCCAACGAGCAGGAAGTGGGGCAAAAGTGCCGGGAGGCCTGCgtggatgagcaaggagctcctGGCCAAACTCAAGCACAGAAAGGAAGCCTGCAGAGGGTGGAAGCGAGGACGGGTAACCTGGGCGGAATACGGAGACGTTGTCCGAGCATGCAGGGCTGAGGTTAGGAAAGCTGGAATTCCCAACTGCAATTgaatctggcaagggatgtcaaagacaacaagaagggcttctataAGTACATAGGTGACAAAAGGAAGGCTatggaaaatgtgggccctctgctgaatgaggcggGGGGACCTGGtgacacaggacatggaaaaggctgtggGACTGCAGCGgccccttctctcccttccccccccccctccccccgccggtACCTTGCCGccctttctcttctgtcctgGGACTTCGAGGTGACCTGCTGAAAGAAAACGGCGTCCACCTGCCACAACTGCAAGGCTGTGGCCGCAACCCAAACGGAAGCACTACAGCCTAGCTATGCTGACGTCTCCCCCCCAAACGGGCCTCCCGAGGACTGATATAGCTGTCTAGACCTCGGGCTGCACGGAGCTCCAGTCCCTGGAAGTCCCCCTAGCACCCGAAGGCAGCGGCGGATGTCATAGCTGCGAGCGCGGCCAGCTGGAAGATCTCCTTGGACAAGTAACTATGTTACAAGAGGAGCTCGACAGGCAGCACGGTATATCCGGGACCGCGAGCAGGAGATCGATGCGCGGCATTGTACGCTGTCCCAGGCTGAGCGACAGCCTGCCTTAAGGCTGCGCAAGAGGAAGGTAAGCCTGAATCCACCCTCGAGCTGACTGACACAAGCAACTCACGAGATGAAGGAGACTGGACGCTTGTCTGTGCTCGGGGTAGAAGGAAGAACCCTCCCCCATCTCCTGAAGTGTCCCTACGTAACAGACAGGATGCTCTGGGGCTGGAGACTGAAGAGCACGCGAGTAACGGACAGGAGCCAGGACAAGCCAACCGTGCAAAGCTGACCCAACCACCCACCCGCATTAGAACCAGTGCCACCAGAAAAGCACGTAAGGTATTAGTAATCGGAGATTCCCTACTGAGAGGCACCGAAGCACCCATTTGCCGTCCAGACGATTTGTCTAGAGAAGCCTGCTGCCTACCGGGAGCTCGCATTCGTGGCCTCGCTGAGAGGCTGCCGAGCCTGGTGAACCCTCCGGGTTATCGTCCGCTCCTACCATTCCGTGTAGGGTCTGACGAGGCGACTTAGAACCCTCCAAAGAGAGCATATGTCCCTCGGAGCAATGTTAAAAGGATCGGGAGCACAGGTGGTGGCCTCCTCTATCCTCCCAGTCAGAGGAAGGGGTCCAGGAAGGAGGAGACGGATTGAACAGGTGAATGCCTGGCTGCGTAGCTGGTGCCACACGCAAGGTTTTGGCTTCCATGGTCGCGGATCTACCTTTGAGAAGCCGGGTCTGTTGGGAGCTGATGGGATTGACCTGACCAAGCGGGGCAAGAGGGTCTTCGCCAACAAGCTGGCCAGACTTACAAGGAGGGCTTTAAACGAGACTCAGCGGGGGAAGGGGATGGAGTTTTGAGCAACGGAGAAGAGCCAGGGGCCGCTGATGCGTTAGGAACCAACAGGGGAACAGCTGAGAAATGCCGCAAAGGAATCGGGGCTTGAGCCTCCGAAAAGGTGACACGGTCGacagcccaactgaagtgcctCCATCCCAATGCACGCAGCAcgggtaacaaacaggaggcGTTGGAAGCCACCgagcagaaggagcagaagggagctggcagctcttTAAGGACGTTTTCCTTAGAGCACAAGAGCTCTCGATTCCCACGcgtaagaaatcaggcaaggaaggcaggCGAGCAGCGTGGCTGAGCAAGGACCTTCTGGTCGAGCTGAAGCGCGAGAAGGAAATGCATAGGCGGTGGAGGCAGGGACACGCGTCCTGGGAAGAATAGGGGGATGCTGCCCGGGCGCGTAGGGATGGGATCAGGAAAGCtaaggcacagctggagctgaattTGGCAAGGGATGTGAAGAATcataagaagggcttctacaggtgCGTTGGTCAGAGAAGGAAGACTAGAGAAAACGTacaccacccccacccccctccgATAAATAGGACAGGAGAGCTCGTGACAACCGACacggagaaggctgaggtactcgACGATTTTTCTCCTCCGTTTTCACTGGCAATCACCGTTCCCGCATCcgtgatctggatgatgggtAGACGGACTGTACCCTCAGcgagtttgctgatgacacaaaactgggaggagtggctgatacgccggagggctgtgctgccgtccagagggacctcgacgggctggagaaatgggccgGCAGGAGCCTCGTGCGGTTCAACGAGGGGAAGGGCacagtcctgcacctggggaggaacaaccccatgcaccagtacatgctggaGGCCGAccggctggaaagcagctttgcagaaaagcacGTGGGGGgctcctggtggacaccaagttgaacatgagccgACAATGTGCCCTTGCCGCAAAGAGGGCTAAGGATACCCTTAGCCCGATATAGAGGAAAGCAGGGTTTATATATGTTACAATACAGTTGTGTAGACCAGTCAAATTGCTCACTGTCCCCGGGGGTGCAGGGCACCACAGACCACCCTTGGGCAGCTTTGGGGGCACTGCCTGTTTTTCTAAACGCCTCCTACCCAGCTTAGCGCAAATCCTGTCTTGATCTGCCCTCCAGCCCTCGAGCCACCAGTGCTGAACACAcgctttgtattttattttctcccaggAGGCGTGCAGCTTAGAAACGTCTGCAATTGAAGTGGGGCTTTCGGGGAGCAATTTAGAGCGACTTCTGTTGGTTCTGCGAAATGTTCTGAAAAGTTAaggcctgccctgccctgccctgccctgccctggcaaAAGCGGTCACTTGACCGGAGGGAGCAGCACCAAAAAGCCACGAGCACGTTTGGGGTGGACTCGATGCGGTAACAAATAACAATAAATAGTACTTCTAGCTACAACAGCCTCTTCCGAGACCTCGCTGCCCGCCCACGGGGTCGCAGCACCACACGTCGCAGATCCCTCCGCGGACTCGCCCCACGgcttctccctccacccccaggTCGGATCCCTCCGCGCCCCGAGGGCACGCAAACTCCCCGAGCCCCGGCAAGCACCAGGTCGACGAGGGCGGACCCGCCGAGGGGGCGGGGACAGGCGAACCCGACAGACGAGACAGCCAATCGAGGCGCGGGATCGGCCGGCGGCGATCTGGCGGCCCAATGGGCGCCGCGGAGGGCCTGGCCGAGTGGAGGAAGCGCGGGGGCGACGACAACGGGCGTTGTCGTGGCTGACGAGATTATTGGGGCGCGGGCCGCCCGGGCCGGTGGCGCCACTACTGTCTTCGGAAAGATCATCGGCAAGGCGCTTCCCCGCCAACGTCATCTACGAGGACGAGGAGGTAGCCGCGGCTTTGCTCTGTGCGCggttcctcttcccttccccccctccccctccccccgcgCTCGCAGGCACCCTGAGCCGAGGACCCGTTGCGCGGTGCCCGGGAGCGCGGCAGGGCGGGTGGCGGCGTTGCTGCGGGTGGGCGGAGGGGCGGGGGACGGACGGGGCCTCTCTGGGTTGTGGCGCTCTCTACGGCACCACCCCTAAAGCATCGCGCTTCTTcggtgccccccccccggctGCCGCGGCGCGTACTGGGTTGCTGGTGCTGTCCGGCTCGCCTCGGTTCCCAGCCCCGCCGTGTCGTGTGCGCGCGCGCGTAGAGGAGGGCCTCTGACGGTGACGCACTTGGTGGCAGCCGCAGACGTTTGCCGCGTGATATCCCCTTGGCACTGCAAGTCGTGCAAAGTTTGCTGCCGAGGGATGGGAGCGGCCCTACCTCGGGGAGGATGATAGTCTTGAAGCCTTAGATGAAGCACGCGCAGTCGGTCTCCTCGGGGATTCCAGGTGTACGGCTGGCTGGCTGGATGTAAACAGCGAACGTCTGAGTGAGCGACCGTAATGAGTTAGTTCTGCATAGGAGAAATGCAGGTCTTGAGGTGCCTCGTAATAGCATCATAGAGatttcacagctctgctgtgctaGGCTTTGGTTCTGAGCCCCCAAACTGGATTATTAAAGCAAAGAGTTACAGCTTTTCttatttgtcttaaaaaaaaaaaatctagcagcCGGGCATCCTGCAGGCTGCAAAAGCTTCCCAGGCCTTGTTTCTGTGGTGAAGTGGGACCGTGACAACAGCATGCTTGCAAGGTTCACGGATGCTGGTGCACCACAACGTGCTAGGAACTGGAGTGAGCTGCTTAGACTGGGGGGAAAACACGCAGCCGTTACCTACGCGATGTTAACTTTAAGTTAGTATCCCgtctaattttttaattaaaatgctgaagATTAACAGTTAGGGAtgtcttctgcttttgaagGTAGGGTTTACGTGCAACATAGAAGACAGACTCGTACTATGCCCTCGCAGGCTTCCTGTGATTATGCTTTTGTTCAATACTCGAGCTCCCTGTACCGTGGAAAATGAGCGGCCGCTGATCTTCCGCTTCACTGAAGTCTTTGCCGATTCAGTTAGGCCGTTCGTCTCCTGCCTCTGCGTGGACCACATCGAATAGCAAAACCGCTTAGGAAATGATCAACCCAAATTAAAACATACCGGAGGTCGCTAATCTGAAGTACTGGCCCGTCTCCTTGCCCCCATCGCCTTGCATGCTGGATCCCGCTTCTGGAGGGGGCTCTGCAAATACGTCGTCTTTTGCGTATAGAAAGCATTAATATCGCGTAAGAAAAATCAGCGTTTCGGCTTGTGTTTGGGGTATCTGGTAATCTGCTTCTGTACGAGTTCAGTGGGGCACATTGATTTGCTTAAGCTGTTACCTTTCTCTGAAGCCAATTACGTTTTAACTGTGTGCTCTTCCTCCAGTGCCTTGCGTTCCGTGATCTTTCACCCCAAGCTCCGGCGCTTTTCCTAGTCGTGCCTAAGGAGCCAATTATCAGGTTATCTGAAGCGGAAGATTCTGGTGAACCTGTAAGTACTGTGGAAGCTTTCTGTACGCTAAGCTGTACCTGTAATTAGTTCCTAATTTACTAGACTCTCTCCCATCCCCTCTTTTCCTCTTGATAGGGCACAGTAGGCTATTTTGGGCTTTCTGGCGCTATAATCTTTTGCCTCTAGCTTGTAATGGAATTGAGCTTTTTGACTAAAAGGAGTGATATAAAGCAGCGCTCATCCCTGGGCGAGTACTTCTGGTGCAAAATGCAGCGTCGTTTTGGAGCGCAGTCTGATGCCTCTTGTCATGGTTTGGAGTGAGAGCAGTAGTACTTCTTCTAATACGGAGAAGAGGGCTTGGGGTTTCTGGCAGGTCAGGGGTGAGGGAAGGGCAAAGCTGGTTGAGAGGTGCTGGATGCTTCACTTTTAGCTATAAAAGTCAAGTTCAAAGACTCTGTAAAGCCGCGCAAAAGGCAGCCTAAAGTTTATTTTCCACCAGAGTTGCTTATGTTGCCCGAAGATGTAATGGGGGCTTTAACCCGGAGACAAACTTAGCTTCTGTGGCTGTTTTGTAGTCCGTTACTGTCTagcttgaaaaaaattgcacagctctttttttttttttttttttttacccctccCCTCTTTCCCTATAGCCTGCACAATCGGTCTTTGGAGCTTTGCTTGGAAAATGTCAGTTGCAGGCGGACAGACAGTAATCTGAAGCGCAATGGTTGAATCGCTAGGAATTGGCTAACTGGTTTCTCTGGGTGGTTCTCTGCTCTcactccttcccttcctgccctctccccccTTTGCGTgtggcttttcattttatttatttatggttttgtacttccttctccagcttcttgGGCATTTAATGACTGCTGGCAAGAAGCGCGCTGCTCACCTGGGCCTGACCAATGGATTCCGGACGGTTGCGGATGAAGGGCCCGAGGGTGGGCAGTCTGCCTGTCACGTACAACATCTACACGTTCTGGGTGGCCGTCGGTTGGGCTGGCCGCCTGGCTAAGATTTTTGCACCACAAGAGTTGCCGCACGTGTACAAATCGCCACTGAACGGATTTCGTCAGTCTAGCCACTGTTGACGTCTAATTTTCGGTGACGTGTGTCTGTGGAAGGTAATAAAAGCTTTGAGCAGCAGTTGCACAATAAAGATTTAGCATGGGGATATCACCTCTGTCTTGCGCGTCTTACTGAGGGAAATAGCTCTGCAAGTTAAAATGGTGTCTCCCCGGAGTGTAAGTACGTGCAACGTTTCAGTCTGTTAACAGCGTTCTATAGATAGGTAGTGATTTGCCCCGTCATTTGAAGCGTGACGCTGGAACCCGCTTAGCAGTCTCCTGCGTCTTGTAGGAAGCAAACTCTTAGCTTTTTGGAAGCGGTACGCAAATGTACATAAAGCCAGCGTAGGCTGCTGCGAAAACTTTAGAAAATACTGTACGTGACGCTACAGGCACGCCGCACAAGGGTGGTTTCGGCACAGCGCGACGTGTCGGAAGCGTCCAACTCCTGTTGGAGCGCTTTATCAGCGGCTGTGTGATAAGGCCCCGTTGATATCCCTTTTCTGGTGAGGAGGGATGTGGTAGGAGAAAACAGTCGGCCTGAATGGCAGCTGTGGTGCTTCCATAGCACAGTGGAATCTCTCTTTTGTCACTTTGGGCCAGCTGtcctggctctgtcccctcccaacctcttgcccacccccgGCTTACTGGACTttgggggcggggaggggggggttgGGGAGACAGCCTCCACGCTGtgggagcactgctcagcagtagccaaaacattGGGGTGTTATCAACACCCTTCTAGCTACAACTACGAGGGACGCGcagcactatgagggctgcCGTggggaaagttaactccatcccagccagacccaaaCCAAAGCTACATCGCAGGGAGACGGCAaacttcctctttctttaacagctattaaaaaagGGGAGATGGGCAGGGGAAAGCAGGGCGATCCTTCGTTGCCCTTGAACGCTGTGATACCGAGGCATCTGAGACGCCCGCTGGGAGGCAGACTCGTCATCTCTTCTATATCCCGAGGCGATCAGGTGGAGTTTGGCGACAGGGGCGTGTAAGTAACCCGAGGACTTCACCTTTATTTAATCTTCCCCGGGGAGGAGATGGAAAGGATTTACCTGAAGTAGATGGAAACCGACACATGATGCTTCCTTGacactgcactggtgcagcGTTTGCTTACTGAATGATTGAGCTAGGTAACATCTACTGGTCTGTCTGTGGAAACTCCCTAAGGTATCTAGAAGGTGTTCCCGCTTCTGGGGGCGGGGGGATTTTGAAGCAGCTAGGTATGGCCTATACGTTGGGAGAGACCGGGTGATTACCATAGGTTTCGGAAGTCTGTGGCGCCCGGAGGAATTTACGTCTCGCCTCGCAGGCGACGTTGCCGATGCTTTGCTCCAAACCAGAGAGAGCAAAGGGTTATTAAACAGTGATCCACTGAAGAATCGCAGAATCCTGGAGCAGCCCGGGTGGGaggggacctcgaaagatcacctggtccaaccttctgtgggaaagggagcctagatgagattatctagcaccctgtccaatcgcatcttgaaaacctccagcgatggggactccaccacatccctgggcaggctgttcCAGTGGATGATTGTTCTCACcgtacaacaaaaaaaaacaaaaaccaaaaaaatcacaaaaaaaaccaaagaaacaaacaaacaaaggtCTGTCTTGTGTCGAGATGAAACCTCTGTCCTGGTGCAACTTGTACCCCttgccccttgtcttctccatgtggctccttgtgaagagagagcctccatcctctttgtagccaccctttaagtactggaatactgtgatgagggtcccccctgagccttctcttctccaagggagaaaagagccagctccttcagtctttcctcatcgGGCgggttctccagccctttgatcatcttcgtggccctccctgggaccctctccagtctgtctgcgtctttttttttttttttgaatcgtggggaccagaactggacacagtgctccaggagCGGcctgcaggggtggcctctgtgagaagaggccgGGGTCTGCCCTGCGCCGGACACAGCTGGTTCCAGCCAGCTGGGCACCGGACTCGCCGCAGGCCAAAGCTGAGCAACTCGGCGAAGCTGGTGGCGCCCCTGTGGAAACATagttaagaaagggcaaaacgcTGTCCGGGGCAGGTGTTTCCCTGCTGCCCGTGGATCCGGCAGGTGGATATTTCCCGAAGGAActttttcatcctgttttctccccctgtcctgttgaggaggggcagcgagagagcagctgggtgggccCCTGGCAGCCGGCCAAGGTCAACCCATCACAAAGCCTAAAAGGCAGATTCCTCCACGTAGAAGTTGAAGGGGGCTGGTGGTTTAAAGAATGATAGTGACTGGGGTAGGAACAGGACGTGTTGGAGATAGGGATAGTCGGGAAATAGCTGGGGATCCAGTCGCTTTGAGGGGGGgaaatttcaagagaaaaagccTTCTTTCTGAGCAATAAGAGGTTCTTGTGAGAGAAAGGATCTAGACTCCCATTTTTCCTCACTTGGTAATAAAAGTGACAAAGAACCGGAACTCCTGCCTGCAAAGGGGTGAAAATGCACGGAGCCTGTTGGATGCTCTCTGTGTGTGCGTGCGCGCGCGCGCGCGTGTTGGAAACCCAGGAACAGCTATAAGGAGGTCATGGAGTAGATGTGAGCTTGGTTAACCTTGAGAGGCGTCCCTACTCAAGGGGAGATCGCCGCCGCGCAGCCAGCTGCTATGGAGGGAGAGCTCAACGGGCCCTGATGGCTGCAGCTATTTATAGCGTAAAGTGGTTGACTCGTAGTCAGATTTTCTGCTGCGTTCATGCAGTTTCGGCCGCTTATCAGCCCAGTCTCCAGACAAACCGGTTTGCTGGTTTTTGGTGCTGGGTTCTCGCTGATAGCCTCACACAATAGGATTAACTTCGGTTAGGCCTACTTGTTGGGCATCTGCCTGGACCAAAGTTCAGTTAGTTCGAACGGGAGGAGTGCGTCCGGCACACCAGGTTTCCCCTAGCGATGACCCCAGAGCTCCGAGGGCGGTAGTCAAGGGCGTGGGGGCCCAGGTGGCGTTCTCCTCAGTCCTGCCGGAGAGGGGaaagggtgggaggaggagggcactGATAATGCGGGTCAACGATTGGCTGCGGAGCTGGGGCTGGCGACAGGGTTTTGGGTTCTGTGACCGTGGGACCCTGTTTGTGGATCAGCGTCTGCTTGGGAGAGAGGGGATCCACCTCACTAAGCGGGGCAAAGGTATTTTTGCCAGTAGGGTAGCCGACCTCATTaggagggctttaaactaaGAATGAGGGGGGCGGGAGAGAGTAACCAGCAGCCCTGTGAGGGAGTGACGGACAGGGTCGCTGAGCAAAGGGCAGGGGGGTGATGTGACAGGAAGGGATCGCAAGATCAACAGAACGGGGCTTAAGCCGGGTCACCTCCAGCATTTGCATGTAAGCAAGGAAGTGCCTACAAGGCACCGTTATGGAGAAATCCCCAAAACCCTTTCTAGGGAGTCAACATGCTGGGGTGCCTCTCTGAAGTGCCTGTACACTAACGCACGCAGTATGGGGAATAAGCATGAGGAGTCAGCGATGCGTGTGCAGTTGCAGGGCTACGATCCTGTTGGGATCACGGAGACGCGGTGGGCATCGATTTAGAATGATTTACACGGGGACTGGAGATGCAAAAAGGTAAGGGAGACCCTCCCGTTGAGTCAcgaggttcagaaaggaccccCCTTGCTTTC encodes:
- the LOC137675728 gene encoding LOW QUALITY PROTEIN: uncharacterized protein (The sequence of the model RefSeq protein was modified relative to this genomic sequence to represent the inferred CDS: deleted 1 base in 1 codon) produces the protein MRVQLQGYDPVGITETREFADDTKLGGVADTPEGCAAVQRDLDGLEKWAGRSLVRFNEGKGTVLHLGRNNPMHQYMLEADRLESSFAEKHITINSTSSYNSLFRDLAARPRGRSTTRRRSLRGLAPRLLPPPPGRIPPRPEGTQTPRAPASTRSTRADPPRGRGQANPTDETANRGAGSAGGDLAAQWAPRRAWPSGGSAGATTTGVVVADEIIGARAARAGGATTVFGKIIGKALPANVIYEDEECLAFRDLSPQAPALFLVVPKEPIIRLSEAEDSGEPLLGHLMTAGKKRAAHLGLTNGFRTVADEGPEGGQSACHVQHLHVLGGRRLGWPPG